The DNA segment TACTTGTAACTTTCATACCACAACTTGCTATGGGCTTATTATAAAAGCAATATGACATCTATCTTTTAGAAATCTAAAACCTAAATGGCTAGTCGATTGGACTTAAACGGAAAAAATAAAAGGAGAAAAAAATGAAAAGTAAAAAAACACTAGTTTTACTGGTAGTTGCTCTACTTCTAGTTACAGTAGTAGGATGTGGAGAAGGGGGGTCCTCAGGTAAGAGCGAAGATACTGTTACACTGAGAATTTCTCATGTTCTAGCTGAAGACCATCCAACTCATACAACCTTAGTCGATTTCTTTAAACCTGAAATTGAAAAGAACTCTAACGGAACAATCAAGGTAGAAATCTATCCCAATGCCCAGCTTGGCTCTGACCGTCAGGCCATAGAGTCTGTAAGCATGAATCAGCTTGAGATGACAGTACCAGGTGGACCGGTTCTTTCAGGTTTTTATGAGCCCTATATGGTCTACGACCTGCCATTTCTTTTCTCAAGTAGAGAAGCTGCCTATGCTGCCTGTGATGGCGAGTTAAGAGAGGAGCTGTCTAAAGGACTCCTTGAAGAACATAATGTGAGAATTTTAGGCATTGGTGAAAATGGATTTAGACATACTACAACCAATAAAGGTCCTATTAATACGCCAAGTGACCTTAAGGGTATGAAGATTAGGACAATGGAGAGCCCTCTTCATTTGGCAACCTTTCGCTCTTTTGGAGCTAACCCCACACCTATGGGATTCAATGAACTTTTTACAGCCCTACAACAAGGAACAGTTGATGGTCAAGAAAATCCAATTGCTATAATTTACACTTCTAAACTCTATGAAGTACAAAAATATATGGTGATGGATGGCCACTATTATGTAAACTGCCCCTATTTAATAAATGAAGATTTTTGGAATTCTTTATCAGCCGATCAACAGAAGGTGGTACAAGAAGCTACAGATTTAACTGTTGCTGAGCAAAGAAAGGCTTTAGCTGCTCAGGAAGAAGAGTATTTAGTCAAACTTGAAGAAGCTGGACTGAAAATTAATAGGCTTTCAGATGAGAATAAGCAACTTTTTATTGACGCTGCTCAGGTAGTTTATCCAGAGTTCACCAATAAGTTTGGTACAGATTTAGTGGATTTAGCTCAAAGCTATAATAAATAATAAAAAGGTGTAAAGGCGCTTTCGCTGTAGAATAGCGACATAGCGCCTTTTCTTCTCTTGATTGATTTGTTGAAAGGAAAAAATAATGAAAAAAATAGTGCTTTCCAGTGTATTGGTAGAAAATCCTGATATTGAATCAGCCTTAATTGGGGAAAGGGGATATGAATTAATTTTTATCCCAAATAGTGATGATGATACTTTCCTAGATAAGATAAAATTCGCAGATGCAGTTATTACTGCAGATAAGCAAATTACTAAAGAAATGATTGACACAATGGAAAACTGTCAGATAATCGTTAGGCAAGGGATAGGTTTTGACTCCATTGATCTTAAGGCTGCTAGGCAAAAAGGAATTGTTGTTTGCAATATTCCTGACTACTGCGTTGAGGAGGTGGCTGATTACACAGTGGGAATGATTCTGGCTGCGACTCGTCATATCACTACATACAACCAACATGTGCATGAGGGTATTTGGGATATTAATTCAGTTCATAAGGTAAGTGGTTTCCCACCTATAAGAAGATTAAGCACACAAACAGTAGGAATTGTTGGCTTCGGTAGAATTGCTAGGCTTATCGCATCAAGACTTAGACCATTCGGAGCGAATCTGATAACCTATGATCCATACATTGATTCTAAAATTGCTGAAGAAAACGGAGCAAAGCTAGTAGGTTTTGATGAGCTTGTAAAGACAGCGGATATAATGACACTAAATCTTCCACTTACAGAGGAGACCTATCACATGTTTGACAAGGATGCATTTGAGAAAATGAAAGAAACAGCCTTTGTGATAAATACAGGTCGTGGACCTCTTATAAATGAAAAAGACCTTGATTATGCCCTAAGAAATGGGTTAATTGCAGGTGCATCAATTGACGTAACTGAAAGTGAACCTCTTACCCTAGATAGCCCTCTGCTAGAACTAAAAAATCTAGTAATAACTCCACATGCTGCTTTTTTCTCCCATGATTCTTTTATAGAACTTAGAGAAAAGGCAGCGGCAGAAGCAATGGGAGTATTGGATGGGGAAGCTCCTAAGAATCCAGTAAATCTATAGGTGAGAAAATGTTAAGAGTAGAGAAAGAAAAGATGGAGAGCTTCTTAAAGGATCTTTTTATTCACATGGGGCTAGAAGAGAAGCATTCCAAGACAAGTGCTCAGGTAATAATTCAAGCTGATATGACGGGTGTACCTACTCATGGAATAGCTAAGGTTCCCTACTATGCTATGAGATATAAAAATGAGGCGGTAAATAAAAAACCTGATATTAGGCAACTTAATGAGGGGCTAAATCAAATT comes from the Synergistaceae bacterium genome and includes:
- a CDS encoding DctP family TRAP transporter solute-binding subunit, with protein sequence MKSKKTLVLLVVALLLVTVVGCGEGGSSGKSEDTVTLRISHVLAEDHPTHTTLVDFFKPEIEKNSNGTIKVEIYPNAQLGSDRQAIESVSMNQLEMTVPGGPVLSGFYEPYMVYDLPFLFSSREAAYAACDGELREELSKGLLEEHNVRILGIGENGFRHTTTNKGPINTPSDLKGMKIRTMESPLHLATFRSFGANPTPMGFNELFTALQQGTVDGQENPIAIIYTSKLYEVQKYMVMDGHYYVNCPYLINEDFWNSLSADQQKVVQEATDLTVAEQRKALAAQEEEYLVKLEEAGLKINRLSDENKQLFIDAAQVVYPEFTNKFGTDLVDLAQSYNK
- a CDS encoding C-terminal binding protein, which gives rise to MKKIVLSSVLVENPDIESALIGERGYELIFIPNSDDDTFLDKIKFADAVITADKQITKEMIDTMENCQIIVRQGIGFDSIDLKAARQKGIVVCNIPDYCVEEVADYTVGMILAATRHITTYNQHVHEGIWDINSVHKVSGFPPIRRLSTQTVGIVGFGRIARLIASRLRPFGANLITYDPYIDSKIAEENGAKLVGFDELVKTADIMTLNLPLTEETYHMFDKDAFEKMKETAFVINTGRGPLINEKDLDYALRNGLIAGASIDVTESEPLTLDSPLLELKNLVITPHAAFFSHDSFIELREKAAAEAMGVLDGEAPKNPVNL